A genomic stretch from Streptomyces fungicidicus includes:
- a CDS encoding BlaI/MecI/CopY family transcriptional regulator — MTEQRERSRRRGQGELEALVLAALREADGPATAGWVQERVGDDLAYTTVITILTRLLAKGVVTRERAGRSFSWTPASDQAGLAASRMRKVLDAESDREAVLASFVTGLGPDDERLLRDLLGQSRDEGEV; from the coding sequence GTGACGGAGCAGCGGGAGCGGTCCCGGCGCAGGGGACAGGGTGAGCTGGAGGCGCTGGTCCTGGCGGCGCTGCGGGAGGCGGACGGCCCGGCGACGGCAGGCTGGGTGCAGGAGCGCGTGGGCGACGACCTCGCCTACACGACCGTCATCACCATCCTGACCCGGCTGCTGGCCAAGGGTGTGGTCACCCGGGAGCGCGCGGGCCGGTCCTTCTCCTGGACCCCCGCGTCCGACCAGGCGGGACTGGCCGCGAGCCGGATGCGCAAGGTGCTGGACGCCGAGAGCGACCGGGAGGCGGTGCTGGCCAGCTTCGTCACCGGTCTCGGACCCGACGACGAACGCCTCCTGCGGGACCTGCTCGGCCAGTCCAGGGACGAAGGGGAAGTCTGA
- a CDS encoding M56 family metallopeptidase: MGVFVLLPLVLPLTAWPIARLAEQHLHPRTATRLLTGVAAVMAVCSTVCLVLLMVVGTAQLPGNPLPDGWSDPEVRAAVPYDEVAGKAAIPALCAVLTACGRTLWRHGRVRRRAHRALAGLRETEAVVLPDDVPYAYALPGGRRDRVVVTTALLECLEPAERRALFAHERAHLAARHHRFLLAVQLAARANPFLRPLRTAVAYTAERWADEEAARTVGSRRAVARAIGKAALVSRGTPVATLAGLAAAGPVPRRVAALLGPAPAARRLPSLFTVVGLAVWGAAAGTAVSAMSSANSAVTMVLILYAATPL, from the coding sequence ATGGGGGTGTTCGTCCTGCTGCCACTGGTGCTGCCGCTGACGGCGTGGCCGATCGCGCGCCTGGCCGAGCAGCATCTGCACCCGCGCACGGCGACCCGGCTGCTGACCGGGGTGGCCGCGGTGATGGCGGTGTGCAGCACGGTGTGCCTGGTGCTGCTGATGGTGGTCGGCACCGCCCAGCTGCCCGGTAACCCGCTGCCCGACGGCTGGTCGGACCCCGAGGTGCGCGCGGCCGTGCCCTACGACGAGGTGGCCGGGAAGGCGGCGATCCCCGCCCTGTGCGCGGTGCTGACGGCCTGCGGCCGGACGCTGTGGCGGCACGGCCGGGTGCGCCGCCGCGCCCACCGGGCGCTTGCCGGGCTGCGGGAGACGGAGGCGGTCGTCCTGCCGGACGACGTGCCCTACGCCTACGCGCTGCCGGGCGGCCGGCGGGACCGGGTGGTGGTGACCACGGCCCTGCTGGAGTGTCTGGAACCGGCCGAGCGCCGGGCGCTGTTCGCCCACGAGCGGGCGCACCTCGCCGCCCGCCACCACCGCTTCCTGCTCGCCGTCCAGCTGGCCGCGCGGGCCAACCCCTTCCTGCGGCCGCTGCGTACGGCGGTGGCGTACACGGCGGAACGCTGGGCGGACGAGGAGGCGGCGCGGACGGTCGGCAGCCGCCGTGCCGTGGCGCGGGCGATCGGCAAGGCGGCCCTGGTGTCGCGCGGCACCCCGGTGGCCACCCTGGCGGGCCTCGCGGCGGCGGGCCCGGTGCCGCGCCGGGTCGCGGCCCTGCTCGGGCCCGCTCCGGCGGCCCGCCGGCTGCCGTCGCTGTTCACCGTCGTGGGCCTGGCGGTGTGGGGCGCCGCGGCCGGGACCGCGGTCTCCGCGATGTCGTCGGCGAACTCCGCCGTGACGATGGTCCTCATCCTGTACGCGGCGACGCCCCTGTGA
- a CDS encoding tellurite resistance TerB family protein — MALWDRLKESASQMQTQLTARKNDLKSGAFRDASMAMCALVAAADGTVDPAERQRVAQLIAGNEVLQNFPADDLRRRFEENVGRLTADFALGKVSVMQEIAKAKKKPAEARAVIQIGIVIGGADGDFDKDEQAVVREACYALDLPPHEFDL; from the coding sequence ATGGCCCTGTGGGACCGCCTCAAGGAGTCCGCATCCCAGATGCAGACCCAGCTGACCGCCAGGAAGAACGACCTGAAGAGCGGCGCCTTCCGCGACGCGAGCATGGCGATGTGCGCCCTGGTGGCGGCCGCCGACGGCACGGTCGACCCGGCCGAGCGGCAGCGTGTGGCCCAGCTCATCGCGGGCAACGAGGTGCTGCAGAACTTCCCCGCCGACGACCTGCGCCGCCGCTTCGAGGAGAACGTCGGCAGGCTGACGGCCGACTTCGCCCTCGGCAAGGTGAGCGTCATGCAGGAGATCGCCAAGGCGAAGAAGAAGCCCGCCGAGGCGCGGGCCGTGATCCAGATCGGCATCGTCATCGGCGGCGCCGACGGCGACTTCGACAAGGACGAGCAGGCCGTGGTCCGCGAGGCGTGCTACGCCCTCGACCTGCCGCCGCACGAGTTCGACCTCTGA